The nucleotide sequence GCTTCACCGATCATTCCATATGTCCAATCATCGCTCTGAATTATCTCATGGACTTGGGGACTCATTAAAATCCTATCGCACCAAGCCGGGCAGCGAGTAGACATGTAGTCGGTGGGCATTTCTGGGTCTTCTTCGAAGGGATATGACGGAACGAACTTAATGGGATATTCGACTAGGACGTCTTTAAGTGGCTCCAGCTCTCTGTCAAATTTCTTTAGCTGAAAAAAGCAAATATTAGTCATTGGGCTTTGTAACAGAAAAATGTATGCATACCCAGTCTTCTTTGAACTTAAGTTGATGGTCGGCATGACTAAATTCTTTTTTACCAACGGTAAGTACGTTGTTTCCAGTGGAGTTGCGATAATGGATTTTATCGTTTTCATTCTTGACATTTTGAACGCGATGAGGGGTCAAGTTTTCAGTTAATTCCTATGAaagaatatttattaaaatgctCTTGGCTAATTCAGATAGTAAACTTACTTTCACAACGCCTTCAGTGTCAcatctaaaattaaaatcccCAAAGAGGAAAAATGGCACAGTGCCATTCTGCTCGTCCAAATGGAACCTGTTTATAGGTGGTCAagttaatattatttttagatAACTATAATTAAAATTACCTTTCAATAGTATGCACCAAGGCTCTTCTCCGAGTCTTACAATAAACGGAAGGAAAATTTTCGCATGCTGCCAAATTGGAAGCATCATGAAATAAGTGTATGTTGACTAGATCGATGACTGTGCCATTGATTTCCCAGCGAGTTCGCATAAAACCTTTTCGGGACCATTTGCACTGAATCATATAGAGGACAAGTTTTAATCTATATATACTGGGTAGTACTCTTAAAACTTACCTCCGGAAAGAAATGCTGTGGGAATTTGGACTTTTCCTTGGTGGCAATGGTTTCAATATTTCCGGAATAGATATGTTTATCTTTAACATCTTGAAGACTTTCTTCCCAACTGTGGGTTAGGAAATTCCATATTTTCAAGGAAGCAACATCCTTATGGACAAAGTAGAGACTTCCAAGGGCCTAAaagggaaataaataaaatcatatgttgaaaaaattaaaaatagcCCTATTTAAATGGTTCCTTATCAGTATTAAGCTTTGGTTTTTTGAAAACCCTATATTTTTGAACACAGCTGTGTATTTTTGCAAACGAGTTTTTGGGAACCACGGAAATGGCGGTTCTGTGATGAATGGAAAACAAGCTGATGCTTCATGACTAAGCCCAGTGACTTAATTAAAGTTCTGAAACATTATCGGTATACTTTTAATTGAACGAGTGCCTTTGCCTCATCTCATCCGAATCTTTTGTCGATGTGCTTGATTGACCTAGAAACACGATTCACCCACCGTAAAGTGTTCGGCTGACTTGAAATCCTCGTCCATGAAGATGTGAACGCAGGTGAAGTCGCCCATTTCGGAGGCATCGCAGAGGCACCTGATGAACTCCTGGACGTACTCCATGGACTTCTCGTAGGTCTTCCCGCCCACTTCCTGAAGGTGGAGGGCCAGAAATCGGGGCTGTACGTGCGATATCTTGGCGAGGAATTCGTGGAGCCATAGCTGCAGTAGCCTCTCCGGCTGCAAAGTTTGTTGGAAATTCGATTATCGGGGGGCGGGCGTACGGAACACCAATTTGTTTGGAAACACGGATTCGGATATACATATTTATGTCAGCGGTCCATACATAAATATGCGATTTACGCATCGTGTATGTATGGGGGGCCGTACGTAAACATGTATACTTCCTAGCCCTATGGACATGGCACATCCATTTCACGGCTCTACGTACGTCCTCGAAGAGGCTGCCAACGTTCGCCGTGACCAGAAACACATCCGTGCAGGTCCCGTCTTCCTGTGCCGAGTCCATTTGATCCCACTTTCGCCTGCGATGCAACAATTTTATTCACTTTTTATCAGCGTTCCAATTGTAAATACTAATTGAGTCAAGGCGTAGTAAGACCGTAACGCCTGCCGAAAATTAgggtatttttaaatattcaaatgCAAATGCGCGTCAAAATACGGGAGGTGAATTGCGCGACGGTGGAATTCGGAATATTCCCCAAAgttcaaatacatttttaaaatatttgaaatcaGTTTTATAtgaaaagatattttttgTCTTAATAAATATGTATTTGAATCTTTAAAGTTTCTATAGACATTTGTAAGGTATAAAAATTCGATCACTTCCGAAACTGACTAACACCAAAGATTATATAGTGAAAATCTAAATTAGTGAGATTGGATAAATAGACACAAGCCAAATACCCAAGATCAAAATAGGGCAACTTTGCTGATATTTCACCTTGGACCTTTTTATCTCGATTTTAAAACAGTAAATTAAaaacagtttttttttaaattaaagtcaatCTAAGTACCcttatgttttttattattaaattagtAATGTCCGAGTGTACCTtcaattaaaaactaataaattCATTTCGAATTCAAGCTGTGTGGTAACCCATTAACCAAGCTGAAGATCCGTTGACTATATTAGATATTAATTACTATGGTGCATACCAACTACCTATGCCATATTCCTATTGAAATAGTTTGAGTATGAAAACAATGATGTTCAAGACTTTCAAATCTTCCCAAAGTCTTTCAAAGTATTGCATTCGTAACACTTGTCTGAAATGTCATCAATCTGGGTCACTTATGCAAATCGTTAATTCCCACCAAACGGGTTTAAcaatttgtcaaaaaaaataGTCGAAACCCCAAACCCCAAACTCAAACTCGCAAATACTATATAGGCGGTTGCTATTTTCAGGCTTTTTGAAAGTTGGGTAGTGAAAGTTGTATTGAACTTTTTTGCGTCTCTTTCGAAATCTCCAACACAATCCAAGCGATTGCACGTAGCATGAATACTGAATAGCACGTGAGACGGTAGCATTTCTTGCAAGAATACACAAGTGATTCAACTTCAACTTAACGCTGCATATATGCCCTATGACTATAGGGGCCAAGCCTTACGGGGGAAAAGCAATGGCAGTTATAAATACTTGCACATACGTACATGCGTCGGGCAGATATTTTCTTTGCAACAATGTTTTCGAGTCGAAATTTATAAAGAGACGGTCGTCAAGAAAACCGTTTATTGTACTTTTAGGAACCGTTTAACTCATATCTCACCGCGATCGAAAAAATGCGTAATAAATACTTTGCCGTTCTGATATGCGCTTCCTGCATTTGTGGTTGCCTTGCGGATAGCTACTCCGGGGATATCCAAAGTTCTAATTCTTTGGACTTCGGTGCGTGAATTACAAAAAGATTTAAGAAATATgtggaaaattttttgaattgaataatGAAAACCAAATTTAACCCCCTGAACGGATATATACAAGTTCTATTGTGTACCAATGTATTGAAATCtaaaaaaatacttatttttGAAGGATTATTCTGAGATACGCCAAGAGATAGATGAATTAAAGAAAGGATTAACTACGAAACTCCTTAAGAGAATGCAAAGAGAACTGAATGAGATGTTCTCGACTTAGGGCGTTTAAACAGTCCGGAAACTTGAACTTGATAATTGATAAAACTATTGTAATTAAACTATTTGTTTTGTATTAGGCAACGACAATGGAGGCTACAGCTATAGCTCTCCACCGAGCAACAACTACCTACCTCCAGCCACCCCCGCACCGGAGTACCTGCCTGCGAATAATGGATACCAATATAATCCACCTCCAAACAACAACTACCTGCCCCCTCCGAACAACAACtatcttcctcctcctcctgaaTATGGACCTCCCCCCGGATATCCTTCGTATGGCCCACCACCTCCACCCTTTTATAAGCCAGCTCCCCCCATGCCCTACCATTCGCACGAAGGTTTACTGGAAAAACTTAAGTCCAAGATCAACTT is from Drosophila suzukii chromosome 3, CBGP_Dsuzu_IsoJpt1.0, whole genome shotgun sequence and encodes:
- the 5PtaseI gene encoding inositol polyphosphate-5-phosphatase A isoform X2: MDSAQEDGTCTDVFLVTANVGSLFEDPERLLQLWLHEFLAKISHVQPRFLALHLQEVGGKTYEKSMEYVQEFIRCLCDASEMGDFTCVHIFMDEDFKSAEHFTALGSLYFVHKDVASLKIWNFLTHSWEESLQDVKDKHIYSGNIETIATKEKSKFPQHFFPECKWSRKGFMRTRWEINGTVIDLVNIHLFHDASNLAACENFPSVYCKTRRRALVHTIERFHLDEQNGTVPFFLFGDFNFRCDTEGVVKELTENLTPHRVQNVKNENDKIHYRNSTGNNVLTVGKKEFSHADHQLKFKEDWLKKFDRELEPLKDVLVEYPIKFVPSYPFEEDPEMPTDYMSTRCPAWCDRILMSPQVHEIIQSDDWTYGMIGEAVCMGDHKAHRIPLEFPSCRRAWRTW
- the LOC108006604 gene encoding uncharacterized protein, translating into MRNKYFAVLICASCICGCLADSYSGDIQSSNSLDFGNDNGGYSYSSPPSNNYLPPATPAPEYLPANNGYQYNPPPNNNYLPPPNNNYLPPPPEYGPPPGYPSYGPPPPPFYKPAPPMPYHSHEGLLEKLKSKINLYTLGKILLKLLIFKKIVKFIGLIFLLLVLPKLKNIFKDDMMSGSSESDGMESKFVETDKDKLAQQIEDLYDFVINSIENFEGRRS
- the 5PtaseI gene encoding inositol polyphosphate-5-phosphatase A isoform X1, with translation MDSAQEDGTCTDVFLVTANVGSLFEDPERLLQLWLHEFLAKISHVQPRFLALHLQEVGGKTYEKSMEYVQEFIRCLCDASEMGDFTCVHIFMDEDFKSAEHFTALGSLYFVHKDVASLKIWNFLTHSWEESLQDVKDKHIYSGNIETIATKEKSKFPQHFFPECKWSRKGFMRTRWEINGTVIDLVNIHLFHDASNLAACENFPSVYCKTRRRALVHTIERFHLDEQNGTVPFFLFGDFNFRCDTEGVVKELTENLTPHRVQNVKNENDKIHYRNSTGNNVLTVGKKEFSHADHQLKFKEDWLKKFDRELEPLKDVLVEYPIKFVPSYPFEEDPEMPTDYMSTRCPAWCDRILMSPQVHEIIQSDDWTYGMIGEAVCMGDHKPVYLTVRLKPNKGPSDPTGVSQLPESLANLVNQALNDDSLWMEQSVVDDSSASNSSVAKSRYILLKKGATSPCKEAPDEAGALAIKSDGLDTESAMLLKETTV